In Petrotoga miotherma DSM 10691, one DNA window encodes the following:
- a CDS encoding helix-turn-helix domain-containing protein yields MNENEKKWEVIDKKALLDLVYEIKKRRLQMGITQKDLAERMGTTQAIISKFEKGNYNPTFLFLQRLADVLGGSIKLYFEPRDNKEINRDEFSKNDNFEKIFHLKL; encoded by the coding sequence TTGAATGAAAATGAAAAAAAATGGGAAGTTATAGATAAGAAAGCTTTATTAGACTTGGTATATGAGATTAAAAAAAGAAGATTACAAATGGGAATTACACAAAAAGACCTAGCTGAGCGGATGGGAACAACGCAGGCGATAATTTCTAAATTTGAAAAAGGAAACTACAATCCAACATTTTTGTTTTTGCAAAGATTGGCAGACGTGCTAGGTGGTAGTATCAAATTATATTTTGAACCTAGAGATAATAAAGAGATAAATAGAGATGAGTTTTCTAAAAATGATAATTTTGAAAAAATATTTCACTTAAAATTATAA